One genomic window of Trichlorobacter lovleyi includes the following:
- a CDS encoding DnaA ATPase domain-containing protein, which produces MIDTFLRPDWTFETFAYGSCNQLAVSVALSAAIDHGAIFTPLIIYGGHGLGKSHLLHAVGHQALRWNPAMQIRYCSADTFVQEFIECLKENQMDSFRASFGSVDLLLLDDLQRLDNKERSQQELLYLFDKLFIRQSRIVLAVDRHTSKLDGFSDALHSRFSGGMQVELTMPDYEIKRLILEKLALRHQVKLVDEVADFLADVDVSGIRQLEGMLIRLGTYSSLMNVEMQS; this is translated from the coding sequence ATGATTGACACATTTTTACGCCCAGACTGGACTTTTGAGACGTTTGCCTACGGAAGCTGCAACCAGCTTGCCGTTTCAGTCGCCCTATCAGCAGCCATAGATCACGGGGCAATCTTCACCCCCTTAATCATCTATGGTGGCCACGGACTTGGGAAAAGCCACCTACTGCACGCAGTAGGGCATCAGGCATTAAGGTGGAATCCAGCAATGCAAATCAGATACTGCTCAGCAGATACCTTTGTGCAGGAATTCATAGAATGCCTCAAGGAAAATCAGATGGACAGTTTTAGGGCTAGTTTCGGCTCAGTGGACCTGCTGTTATTGGATGATCTACAGCGATTGGATAATAAGGAGCGAAGCCAGCAAGAGCTGCTGTACTTGTTTGACAAGCTCTTTATTCGACAGTCTCGGATTGTGCTGGCCGTAGACCGGCACACTTCAAAACTTGATGGTTTTTCAGATGCACTTCACTCCAGATTTTCCGGTGGAATGCAGGTTGAGCTGACAATGCCGGATTATGAAATCAAACGGTTGATTTTGGAAAAGCTGGCGTTGCGGCACCAGGTAAAGCTGGTAGATGAGGTCGCAGATTTTCTGGCTGATGTGGATGTTAGCGGTATCAGGCAATTGGAGGGTATGCTGATCAGGTTGGGTACCTACAGTTCTCTTATGAATGTTGAGATGCAGTCATGA
- the ftsZ gene encoding cell division protein FtsZ, whose protein sequence is MEYREQTVVGSAAIKVIGIGGAGLNAVNAMLAANLDGAEYIAISTSQPRLRKSRAASKIQIGTDTRGLGTGGNPEIARAAVQESQQDILNSLTGADLVFLAAGMGSGTGTGTTPEIAKLAKEAGALVVAIVTKPFSREGKRRMEIADQGIKTLLPLVDSLIVIPNDRLIGISGKGTSLLEAFKPADDLLRQAVQGIVEIVSKHGHINVDLSDLKTILGSRGMAMMGVGISSGSDRATEASMMAIHNPLLEGLDIREAKGLLLNIAGSSSMTMDEFDQVCRLMTEQIRSDATIIVGVVVDEELADQIKVTVIATGIGVTPGTDKPKLRLAKGKLIEL, encoded by the coding sequence GTGGAATACAGAGAGCAAACTGTCGTAGGGTCCGCAGCAATTAAGGTCATTGGCATCGGTGGGGCAGGCCTGAATGCAGTCAATGCTATGTTGGCAGCAAACCTTGATGGTGCTGAGTATATTGCTATCAGCACCTCGCAACCTCGGCTCAGAAAATCACGGGCTGCCTCGAAAATTCAGATCGGGACAGATACTCGTGGGCTTGGTACCGGAGGCAACCCAGAGATCGCCAGAGCTGCAGTACAGGAGAGTCAGCAGGACATCCTGAATAGTCTTACAGGGGCAGATCTGGTGTTTCTGGCTGCTGGCATGGGAAGTGGCACCGGTACTGGTACCACACCGGAGATTGCAAAGTTGGCTAAAGAAGCAGGCGCACTGGTGGTTGCTATTGTGACCAAGCCATTCTCCCGTGAAGGCAAGCGCCGTATGGAGATCGCTGATCAAGGGATCAAGACCCTGTTGCCCCTGGTGGACAGCCTGATTGTTATACCCAATGACCGACTGATCGGCATATCCGGCAAAGGAACCTCATTGCTTGAGGCATTCAAACCTGCTGACGACCTGCTGCGGCAGGCAGTGCAGGGGATAGTGGAGATCGTCAGTAAGCATGGCCATATCAATGTTGACCTGAGTGATCTCAAAACCATTCTGGGCTCTCGCGGTATGGCAATGATGGGGGTTGGTATATCAAGTGGCTCGGATCGAGCAACAGAGGCATCAATGATGGCAATTCACAATCCACTACTTGAAGGTTTGGACATCCGTGAAGCCAAGGGGTTGCTGCTCAACATTGCCGGCAGCAGCAGTATGACCATGGATGAGTTTGATCAGGTCTGCAGGTTGATGACGGAGCAGATCAGGAGTGATGCGACCATTATCGTCGGGGTAGTTGTGGATGAAGAGTTGGCAGACCAGATCAAGGTGACGGTGATTGCCACCGGAATTGGTGTCACACCAGGTACGGACAAACCAAAATTACGACTGGCCAAGGGTAAACTGATTGAGCTTTAA